From one Paramormyrops kingsleyae isolate MSU_618 chromosome 1, PKINGS_0.4, whole genome shotgun sequence genomic stretch:
- the ptprz1a gene encoding receptor-type tyrosine-protein phosphatase gamma isoform X4, with protein sequence MEMSIKRRYLLFAQLFFICQIADVVHGYFRTQRKFTEDIDWSYAGTLNQKNWAKKYPSCSNAKQSPIDIEEDFIQVKVQFQQLILEGWEQATPDSTTIHNDGKTVAISLNAEYYISGGGLRSRSRVGRIAFHWGRCNASSDGSEHSLNGVKFPLEMQIYCYEAHKFKSLDDALNDGGRITALSVLFETSLTDNENYEAVVEGVSSVSRYGKSSTLRPFHMLGLLPNQTEKYFTYNGSLTTPPCSETVEWIVFRDTVTISESQLEVFCEVMTMQQAGYVMLMDYLQNNFRQQQIQFMGQVYGSYTGTEAVEMATCSSEPQNVQADPYNYTSMLVTWERPRAVYDINIERYSVTYQSLEGGDPPKLEYLTDGDQDVGAIIQDLLADTSYVVQVVAVCINGLRGRVSDQMIVDMPLDDPESDPVPFSDSTESEDDSKPNPSSAPEESSGSTFEWTSLSSVPATTPWDQQEAINSSRESQVSLLGRGEKDKRTVVPLAVVSSLTILCLMVLLTILIYWRKCFQTAHFYIEDNMSPRVISTPPTPLLTAADDHEPLSLKQFVKHAADLYNTIGFSQEFEILKESYQEIQSCTVDLGITSDHSTHPDNKNKNRYINILAYDHSRVRLSASTDKDGKGGDYINANYVDGFDTPRAYIAAQGPLKSSTEDFWRMVWEQNVGVIVMITNLVEKGRRKCDQYWPLESQEEYGYFLVTLKSTRVQAYCTLRTFTLRNLNVKKGSLKGRGHERTVVQYHYTQWPDMGVPEYTLPVLSFVRKSSQARTADMGPVVVHCSAGVGRTGTYIVLDSMLQQIKERGTVNVLGFLKHIRTQRNYLVQTEEQYVFIHDALVEAILSKETEVFSTHIHSYVSDLLSPRPSSKSQLDKQFKLVTQFDAKGCDYSVALKDGNREKNRNVSLIPVERSRVYLSPVTGETSDYINASYIMGYNQSNEFILTQNPLPSTTKDFWRMVWDHNAQIIVSLPDTQSMAEEEAFYWPNKEQPISCEMFTVTFTGEDHLCLSNEEMLVVQDFILEATQDDYALEVRQYRAPRWPNPDSPISNTFELVNIIREESGSRDGPVVVHDQHGGVTAATFCALTTLSNQLEMENTINVYQVAKMTSLMRPGVFTDVDQYQFLYNAILSLVSTKEDERALQSTENNGTALSSSNAAESLESLV encoded by the exons GGACTTTAAACCAAAAGAACTGGGCTAAGAAGTACCCATCCTGTAGCAATGCCAAGCAGTCTCCGATCGACATCGAGGAGGACTTCATCCAGGTCAAGGTGCAGTTCCAGCAGCTGATACTGGAGGGCTGGGAGCAGGCGACCCCGGACAGCACCACCATCCACAACGATGGCAAGACTG TGGCCATCAGCCTGAATgctgagtactatatcagtggGGGAGGACTAAGGTCCAGATCCCGCGTGGGCCGGATCGCCTTCCACTGGGGCAGGTGCAACGCCTCGTCTGACGGGTCTGAGCACAGCCTCAATGGTGTCAAGTTCCCCCTGGAG ATGCAGATCTACTGCTACGAAGCGCACAAGTTCAAGTCCTTAGATGATGCCCTGAATGATGGCGGAAGGATCACTGCCCTGTCTGTCCTGTTTGAG ACCAGCCTGACGGATAACGAGAACTATGAGGCGGTGGTTGAGGGGGTGAGCTCTGTGAGCCGATACG GTAAAAGCAGCACCCTGAGGCCGTTCCACATGCTGGGTCTGCTGCCAAACCAGACCGAGAAATACTTCACCTACAATGGCTCTCTGACCACGCCCCCCTGCTCGGAGACTGTGGAGTGGATCGTGTTCAGAGACACCGTGACCATCTCTGAAAGCCAG CTGGAGGTTTTTTGCGAGGTGATGACCATGCAGCAGGCTGGTTACGTCATGCTGATGGACTACCTGCAGAACAACTTCCGCCAGCAGCAGATCCAGTTCATGGGCCAGGTGTATGGCTCCTACACCGGCACAGAAGCGGTGGAAATGGCGA CTTGCAGCTCGGAGCCCCAGAACGTGCAGGCCGACCCGTATAACTACACCAGCATGCTGGTGACGTGGGAGCGCCCCCGCGCCGTGTACGACATCAACATCGAGAGGTACTCTGTCACCTACCAGAGCCTAGAGGGAGGGGACCCGCCCAAACTGGAGTACCTCACCGATGGGGACCAGGATGTG GGGGCCATAATCCAGGATCTGCTGGCCGATACCAGCTACGTGGTACAGGTGGTCGCCGTGTGCATCAACGGGCTGCGCGGCCGCGTCAGTGACCAGATGATCGTGGACATGCCCTTGGATGACCCCG AATCAGATCCAGTCCCCTTCTCAGATTCGACCGAATCAGAGGATGACAGCAAG CCAAACCCATCCAGTGCGCCAGAAGAAAGCTCAGGAAGCACATTTGAATGGACCTCTCTGAGCTCGGTTCCGGCCACCACCCCCTGGGACCAGCAAG AAGCCATCAACAGCAGCCGTGAGTCCCAGGTGAGCCTGTTGGGACGGGGGGAGAAGGACAAGCGGACCGTGGTTCCCCTGGCTGTGGTGTCCTCGCTCACCATCCTCTGTCTGATGGTGCTACTGACAATCCTCATCTACTGGAG GAAGTGCTTCCAGACGGCTCACTTCTATATTGAGGACAATATGTCCCCCCGGGTTATCTCCACCCCGCCAACGCCCCTGCTGACAGCCGCAG ATGATCATGAACCTCTGTCTTTGAAGCAGTTTGTCAAACATGCAGCAGATCTCTACAACACAATCGGTTTCTCCCAAGAGTTTGAG ATATTGAAAGAGTCTTACCAG GAGATCCAGTCATGCACCGTTGATCTGGGAATCACATCGGACCACTCTACTCATCCAGACAACAAGAACAAGAACCGATACATAAACATCTTAGCCT ATGACCACAGTCGAGTCAGACTCTCAGCCAGCACCGACAAAGACGGCAAAGGCGGAGACTACATTAACGCTAACTATGTTGAC GGCTTCGACACGCCCAGGGCCTACATCGCCGCCCAGGGTCCCCTCAAGTCCAGCACGGAGGATTTCTGGAGGATGGTCTGGGAGCAGAACGTGGGTGTGATTGTCATGATCACCAACTTGGTGGAGAAGGGAAGG AGGAAGTGTGACCAGTACTGGCCGCTGGAGAGCCAGGAGGAATACGGCTATTTTCTTGTGACCTTGAAGAGCACCAGAGTCCAGGCCTACTGCACCCTCCGGACATTCACTCTGAGGAACCTCAATGTCAAGAAG GGTTCACTAAAGGGGCGGGGTCACGAGCGGACTGTGGTGCAGTACCACTACACCCAGTGGCCAGACATGGGCGTCCCGGAATACACACTCCCCGTGCTCAGCTTTGTGCGGAAGTCATCTCAGGCCAGAACTGCTGATATGGGCCCCGTGGTGGTTCACTGCAG TGCCGGTGTGGGCAGAACAGGCACATACATCGTCCTGGACAGCATGTTACAGCAGATCAAGGAGCGTGGAACCGTCAACGTCCTGGGATTCCTCAAGCACATACGGACACAGAGGAACTACCTGGTGCAGACTGAG GAGCAGTACGTGTTCATCCATGATGCTCTGGTAGAGGCCATTCTCAGCAAGGAGACGGAGGTGTTCTCCACCCACATCCACAGCTACGTCAGCGACCTTCTGAGCCCAAGGCCATCCAGCAAGTCTCAGCTGGACAAGCAATTCAAG TTGGTAACGCAGTTCGATGCTAAAGGATGCGACTACTCAGTAGCTCTGAAGGATGGCAATAGAGAGAAGAACAGAAACGTATCTCTCATACCTG TGGAGAGGTCCAGAGTGTATCTGTCTCCAGTGACAGGAGAGACTTCAGACTACATCAATGCCTCTTACATTATG GGCTACAACCAGAGCAATGAGTTCATCCTTACCCAGAACCCACTGCCCAGCACCACCAAGGACTTCTGGAGAATGGTGTGGGATCACAATGCCCAGATCATTGTTTCACTGCCAGACACTCAGAGCATG GCTGAAGAAGAGGCATTTTATTGGCCCAACAAAGAGCAACCAATCAGCTGTGAGATGTTCACAGTCACCTTCACAGGAGAGGATCATTTGTGCCTATCTAATGAGGAGATGCTAGTGGTGCAGGACTTCATCCTTGAAGCCACACAG GATGACTACGCGCTGGAGGTGCGGCAGTACCGTGCGCCGAGGTGGCCCAACCCGGACAGTCCCATCAGTAACACCTTTGAGTTGGTCAACATCATCAGAGAGGAGAGTGGGTCTCGAGACGGccctgtggtagtccatgaccA GCATGGCGGTGTCACTGCTGCGACCTTCTGTGCCTTGACGACTCTGTCAAACCAGCTAGAGATGGAGAACACCATCAATGTCTATCAGGTGGCTAAGATGACCAGCCTCATGAGACCAGGAGTCTTCACTGATGTA GATCAGTACCAATTCCTCTACAATGCAATCCTGAGCCTTGTTAGCACGAAGGAAGATGAGCGAGCGCTTCAGAGTACAGAGAACAACGGGACTGCTCTCAGCTCCAGCAACGCCGCTGAGAGTTTGGAGTCCCTTGTGTAA
- the ptprz1a gene encoding receptor-type tyrosine-protein phosphatase gamma isoform X5, with translation MEMSIKRRYLLFAQLFFICQIADVVHGYFRTQRKFTEDIDWSYAGTLNQKNWAKKYPSCSNAKQSPIDIEEDFIQVKVQFQQLILEGWEQATPDSTTIHNDGKTVAISLNAEYYISGGGLRSRSRVGRIAFHWGRCNASSDGSEHSLNGVKFPLEMQIYCYEAHKFKSLDDALNDGGRITALSVLFETSLTDNENYEAVVEGVSSVSRYGKSSTLRPFHMLGLLPNQTEKYFTYNGSLTTPPCSETVEWIVFRDTVTISESQLEVFCEVMTMQQAGYVMLMDYLQNNFRQQQIQFMGQVYGSYTGTEAVEMATCSSEPQNVQADPYNYTSMLVTWERPRAVYDINIERYSVTYQSLEGGDPPKLEYLTDGDQDVGAIIQDLLADTSYVVQVVAVCINGLRGRVSDQMIVDMPLDDPEAINSSRESQVSLLGRGEKDKRTVVPLAVVSSLTILCLMVLLTILIYWRKCFQTAHFYIEDNMSPRVISTPPTPLLTAADDHEPLSLKQFVKHAADLYNTIGFSQEFEILKESYQEIQSCTVDLGITSDHSTHPDNKNKNRYINILAYDHSRVRLSASTDKDGKGGDYINANYVDGFDTPRAYIAAQGPLKSSTEDFWRMVWEQNVGVIVMITNLVEKGRRKCDQYWPLESQEEYGYFLVTLKSTRVQAYCTLRTFTLRNLNVKKGSLKGRGHERTVVQYHYTQWPDMGVPEYTLPVLSFVRKSSQARTADMGPVVVHCSAGVGRTGTYIVLDSMLQQIKERGTVNVLGFLKHIRTQRNYLVQTEEQYVFIHDALVEAILSKETEVFSTHIHSYVSDLLSPRPSSKSQLDKQFKLVTQFDAKGCDYSVALKDGNREKNRNVSLIPVERSRVYLSPVTGETSDYINASYIMGYNQSNEFILTQNPLPSTTKDFWRMVWDHNAQIIVSLPDTQSMAEEEAFYWPNKEQPISCEMFTVTFTGEDHLCLSNEEMLVVQDFILEATQDDYALEVRQYRAPRWPNPDSPISNTFELVNIIREESGSRDGPVVVHDQHGGVTAATFCALTTLSNQLEMENTINVYQVAKMTSLMRPGVFTDVDQYQFLYNAILSLVSTKEDERALQSTENNGTALSSSNAAESLESLV, from the exons GGACTTTAAACCAAAAGAACTGGGCTAAGAAGTACCCATCCTGTAGCAATGCCAAGCAGTCTCCGATCGACATCGAGGAGGACTTCATCCAGGTCAAGGTGCAGTTCCAGCAGCTGATACTGGAGGGCTGGGAGCAGGCGACCCCGGACAGCACCACCATCCACAACGATGGCAAGACTG TGGCCATCAGCCTGAATgctgagtactatatcagtggGGGAGGACTAAGGTCCAGATCCCGCGTGGGCCGGATCGCCTTCCACTGGGGCAGGTGCAACGCCTCGTCTGACGGGTCTGAGCACAGCCTCAATGGTGTCAAGTTCCCCCTGGAG ATGCAGATCTACTGCTACGAAGCGCACAAGTTCAAGTCCTTAGATGATGCCCTGAATGATGGCGGAAGGATCACTGCCCTGTCTGTCCTGTTTGAG ACCAGCCTGACGGATAACGAGAACTATGAGGCGGTGGTTGAGGGGGTGAGCTCTGTGAGCCGATACG GTAAAAGCAGCACCCTGAGGCCGTTCCACATGCTGGGTCTGCTGCCAAACCAGACCGAGAAATACTTCACCTACAATGGCTCTCTGACCACGCCCCCCTGCTCGGAGACTGTGGAGTGGATCGTGTTCAGAGACACCGTGACCATCTCTGAAAGCCAG CTGGAGGTTTTTTGCGAGGTGATGACCATGCAGCAGGCTGGTTACGTCATGCTGATGGACTACCTGCAGAACAACTTCCGCCAGCAGCAGATCCAGTTCATGGGCCAGGTGTATGGCTCCTACACCGGCACAGAAGCGGTGGAAATGGCGA CTTGCAGCTCGGAGCCCCAGAACGTGCAGGCCGACCCGTATAACTACACCAGCATGCTGGTGACGTGGGAGCGCCCCCGCGCCGTGTACGACATCAACATCGAGAGGTACTCTGTCACCTACCAGAGCCTAGAGGGAGGGGACCCGCCCAAACTGGAGTACCTCACCGATGGGGACCAGGATGTG GGGGCCATAATCCAGGATCTGCTGGCCGATACCAGCTACGTGGTACAGGTGGTCGCCGTGTGCATCAACGGGCTGCGCGGCCGCGTCAGTGACCAGATGATCGTGGACATGCCCTTGGATGACCCCG AAGCCATCAACAGCAGCCGTGAGTCCCAGGTGAGCCTGTTGGGACGGGGGGAGAAGGACAAGCGGACCGTGGTTCCCCTGGCTGTGGTGTCCTCGCTCACCATCCTCTGTCTGATGGTGCTACTGACAATCCTCATCTACTGGAG GAAGTGCTTCCAGACGGCTCACTTCTATATTGAGGACAATATGTCCCCCCGGGTTATCTCCACCCCGCCAACGCCCCTGCTGACAGCCGCAG ATGATCATGAACCTCTGTCTTTGAAGCAGTTTGTCAAACATGCAGCAGATCTCTACAACACAATCGGTTTCTCCCAAGAGTTTGAG ATATTGAAAGAGTCTTACCAG GAGATCCAGTCATGCACCGTTGATCTGGGAATCACATCGGACCACTCTACTCATCCAGACAACAAGAACAAGAACCGATACATAAACATCTTAGCCT ATGACCACAGTCGAGTCAGACTCTCAGCCAGCACCGACAAAGACGGCAAAGGCGGAGACTACATTAACGCTAACTATGTTGAC GGCTTCGACACGCCCAGGGCCTACATCGCCGCCCAGGGTCCCCTCAAGTCCAGCACGGAGGATTTCTGGAGGATGGTCTGGGAGCAGAACGTGGGTGTGATTGTCATGATCACCAACTTGGTGGAGAAGGGAAGG AGGAAGTGTGACCAGTACTGGCCGCTGGAGAGCCAGGAGGAATACGGCTATTTTCTTGTGACCTTGAAGAGCACCAGAGTCCAGGCCTACTGCACCCTCCGGACATTCACTCTGAGGAACCTCAATGTCAAGAAG GGTTCACTAAAGGGGCGGGGTCACGAGCGGACTGTGGTGCAGTACCACTACACCCAGTGGCCAGACATGGGCGTCCCGGAATACACACTCCCCGTGCTCAGCTTTGTGCGGAAGTCATCTCAGGCCAGAACTGCTGATATGGGCCCCGTGGTGGTTCACTGCAG TGCCGGTGTGGGCAGAACAGGCACATACATCGTCCTGGACAGCATGTTACAGCAGATCAAGGAGCGTGGAACCGTCAACGTCCTGGGATTCCTCAAGCACATACGGACACAGAGGAACTACCTGGTGCAGACTGAG GAGCAGTACGTGTTCATCCATGATGCTCTGGTAGAGGCCATTCTCAGCAAGGAGACGGAGGTGTTCTCCACCCACATCCACAGCTACGTCAGCGACCTTCTGAGCCCAAGGCCATCCAGCAAGTCTCAGCTGGACAAGCAATTCAAG TTGGTAACGCAGTTCGATGCTAAAGGATGCGACTACTCAGTAGCTCTGAAGGATGGCAATAGAGAGAAGAACAGAAACGTATCTCTCATACCTG TGGAGAGGTCCAGAGTGTATCTGTCTCCAGTGACAGGAGAGACTTCAGACTACATCAATGCCTCTTACATTATG GGCTACAACCAGAGCAATGAGTTCATCCTTACCCAGAACCCACTGCCCAGCACCACCAAGGACTTCTGGAGAATGGTGTGGGATCACAATGCCCAGATCATTGTTTCACTGCCAGACACTCAGAGCATG GCTGAAGAAGAGGCATTTTATTGGCCCAACAAAGAGCAACCAATCAGCTGTGAGATGTTCACAGTCACCTTCACAGGAGAGGATCATTTGTGCCTATCTAATGAGGAGATGCTAGTGGTGCAGGACTTCATCCTTGAAGCCACACAG GATGACTACGCGCTGGAGGTGCGGCAGTACCGTGCGCCGAGGTGGCCCAACCCGGACAGTCCCATCAGTAACACCTTTGAGTTGGTCAACATCATCAGAGAGGAGAGTGGGTCTCGAGACGGccctgtggtagtccatgaccA GCATGGCGGTGTCACTGCTGCGACCTTCTGTGCCTTGACGACTCTGTCAAACCAGCTAGAGATGGAGAACACCATCAATGTCTATCAGGTGGCTAAGATGACCAGCCTCATGAGACCAGGAGTCTTCACTGATGTA GATCAGTACCAATTCCTCTACAATGCAATCCTGAGCCTTGTTAGCACGAAGGAAGATGAGCGAGCGCTTCAGAGTACAGAGAACAACGGGACTGCTCTCAGCTCCAGCAACGCCGCTGAGAGTTTGGAGTCCCTTGTGTAA